In one window of Bdellovibrio bacteriovorus W DNA:
- a CDS encoding hypothetical protein (COG0771 UDP-N-acetylmuramoylalanine-D-glutamate ligase), whose amino-acid sequence MSEYIKNLKTPIAVVGLGKSGDATLSLLVLCGVDSSQVFTCDAKAANANFSEPETLISQINPRTIIVSPGVPLASSWVEKARASGAHITSDISLAASCIVSEKIVGVTGSVAKSTTVSILGAALEGFSKFYFVGGNLGTPFSVYAAEVLSQKRPRAEWVVLELSSYQLENSDLLKLDHSAITFLSPNHLERYRDLNHYYETKWKIADITTGSIFVNSNGGDNKSFVLGKNHKNSVFSSPEMKELEALALSEAELIGQHNQDNLALAALIAKACHWPDEAFLGMKRFKGLEHRLENCGIHGGIRYINDSKATSMDSVLTAALSVASAYPQSQVHLLLGGKDKNLPWEQLVNLKNIPNLKFLFFGDCRKTAQEKSQLLGDSFGTLKELLSHLDQYVSDGDTVLLSPGGTSLDEFKSFEDRGRFFKDFLLK is encoded by the coding sequence ATGAGCGAATATATCAAGAATTTGAAAACGCCTATAGCTGTGGTTGGATTGGGAAAAAGTGGGGATGCCACTTTAAGTCTTCTCGTTTTATGTGGAGTCGATTCCTCTCAAGTTTTTACTTGCGATGCTAAGGCGGCAAATGCAAATTTCTCGGAGCCCGAGACTCTAATATCTCAAATCAATCCGCGCACTATCATTGTCTCTCCGGGGGTGCCTCTAGCAAGCTCTTGGGTTGAAAAAGCGCGGGCCTCCGGCGCCCACATCACGAGTGATATTTCTTTAGCAGCCTCATGCATAGTTTCTGAAAAAATTGTCGGAGTGACAGGCTCTGTTGCTAAAAGTACGACAGTATCTATTTTAGGGGCAGCGCTTGAAGGGTTTAGTAAATTTTATTTTGTTGGCGGAAATCTTGGAACTCCATTTTCGGTCTATGCTGCTGAAGTTCTGAGTCAGAAAAGACCACGCGCGGAGTGGGTGGTCCTTGAGCTTTCTAGCTATCAATTAGAAAATTCCGACCTTTTAAAATTGGATCACTCCGCCATTACATTCCTTTCACCCAATCATCTTGAGCGCTATCGTGACTTAAATCACTATTATGAAACCAAGTGGAAGATTGCTGATATCACGACAGGATCGATTTTTGTAAACTCCAACGGTGGCGACAATAAGTCTTTTGTATTAGGGAAGAATCATAAAAATTCCGTCTTCTCCAGCCCAGAAATGAAAGAACTTGAGGCTTTGGCTCTTTCAGAAGCAGAGCTCATCGGGCAACACAACCAAGACAATCTGGCCCTTGCAGCTCTTATTGCAAAAGCCTGTCACTGGCCTGACGAAGCCTTTTTAGGAATGAAACGATTTAAGGGACTTGAGCATCGGCTCGAAAACTGCGGTATTCATGGCGGCATTCGTTATATTAACGACAGTAAAGCGACCTCGATGGATTCTGTACTGACAGCGGCCCTGAGTGTAGCCTCTGCGTATCCTCAATCCCAAGTTCATCTTCTCCTTGGGGGAAAAGACAAAAATCTTCCTTGGGAACAACTAGTAAATTTAAAAAATATACCAAATTTGAAGTTTCTGTTTTTTGGTGATTGCAGAAAAACTGCTCAGGAAAAATCTCAACTTCTAGGCGATTCATTCGGTACGCTCAAAGAGTTGCTAAGTCATCTCGATCAATACGTCAGTGATGGTGATACAGTGCTTTTAAGCCCTGGTGGCACAAGCCTCGATGAGTTCAAGTCCTTCGAGGATCGAGGCAGATTCTTTAAGGATTTTCTTTTGAAATAA